In the genome of Epinephelus lanceolatus isolate andai-2023 chromosome 18, ASM4190304v1, whole genome shotgun sequence, one region contains:
- the kdm8 gene encoding lysine-specific demethylase 8, with protein sequence MATLWSKISAVLPHNEEQFPMQFSDKVESSVLEMLKRSRQQLYRDTTSSSRMLNAQIILDYSWEKLNTGTWRHVDKEWRRVYSYGCLFKVAALCREVPTADEVLQAVRTCDMGLLMGAAIMDDILQVIVRMLQGEVRKSIKEEEEESEHTEVKRIKIEGPHVPAIREELAVPRVKCPSLESFNTNYLLPLKPVILEGVIDHWPALNQHPWSIEYLRSVAGCRTVPIEVGSRYTDEDWSQTLLTVNEFIDRYIINKDGVKGLGYLAQHQLFDQVPELKEDIRPPDYCCLGEGDEDDITVNAWFGPGGTVSPLHQDPQQNFLAQVVGSKYIRLYSPEDTDKLYPHQSQLLHNTSQVEVENPDTERFPEFAKAPYLECVLQPGDVLFIPVQHWHYIRSLELSFSVSFWWS encoded by the exons ATGGCCACACTGTGGTCAAAGATCTCTGCTGTCCTGCCTCATAATGAGGAACAGTTTCCAATGCAGTTCAGCGACAAAGTGGAGTCAAGTGTGTTGGAAATGCTGAAACGGTCCAGGCAGCAGCTGTACAGGGACACTACGAGCTCCAGCCGAATGCTTAATGCTCAGATCATTTTGGACTATTCATGGGAGAAACTCAACACGGGAACATGGCGCCATGTGGACAAAGAATGGAGACGCGTTTATTCATATGGCTGCCTGTTTAAAGTGGCTGCTCTGTGTCGTGAAGTTCCGACAGCAGATGAGGTCCTGCAGGCTGTGAGGACTTGTGACATGGGTTTACTCATGGGTGCAGCTATCATGGATGATATACTTCAGGTTATTGTTCGGATGCTGCAGGGTGAAGTCAGGAAATCtatcaaagaagaagaagaagagagtgaACATACTGAGGTCAAG AGAATAAAGATTGAGGGCCCACATGTTCCTGCAATCAGAGAAGAGTTGGCAGTTCCCAGGGTTAAGTGTCCTTCACTGGAGAGCTTCAACACAAACTACCTGCTCCCACTCAAACCGGTGATTTTAGAGGGGGTCATTGACCACTGGCCCGCCCTCAACCAACACCCCTggag CATAGAGTACCTGAGGTCTGTAGCCGGCTGTCGGACTGTTCCCATTGAGGTGGGATCCAGGTACACAGACGAGGATTGGTCGCAGACGCTGCTCACGGTCAATGAATTCATTGATCGATACATTATAAATAAA GATGGAGTGAAAGGTTTGGGTTACCTCGCTCAACACCAGCTTTTTGATCAG GTACCAGAGCTGAAGGAAGACATCCGCCCTCCTGATTATTGCTGCCTTGGTGAAGGAGACGAAGACGACATTACTGTAAACGCGTGGTTTGGGCCTGGAGGTACAGTGTCTCCTCTTCACCAGGACCCTCAGCAGAACTTCCTGGCTCAG GTTGTGGGAAGCAAATACATTCGCCTATATTCCCCAGAGGACACAGACAAGCTGTACCCTCATCAATCACAACTCCTTCACAATACCAGTCAG gtggaggtggagaaTCCAGACACAGAGCGCTTCCCGGAGTTTGCCAAGGCTCCGTATCTGGAATGTGTGTTACAGCCTGGAGACGTGCTGTTCATCCCCGTCCAACACTGGCATTATATCCGATCCTTAGAGCTCAGCTTCTCTGTCAGCTTCTGGTGGTCATGA